The following nucleotide sequence is from uncultured Draconibacterium sp..
GGTTTTTGGGTGTCGCCGTTTAAAATGGCCATCATAACTACCACCCTAAACAAAAGCCGTGAAGAAACGTTAGTTCAATTTAACTTTAGCTTTTTGTTTTGAAGACACTTATCCAACTCATATTTTTTCTTGGAATCGCTGTATGCGGTCAGCAAACATTGGCACAGGAAGTGATTCTGATTCGGCATGCCGAGGTAAAGCTGGAGCGCCATGGTTGGATGGGAGCAAAAAAAGCATCGGCCGTGCGCGATGAATACGATACGGCTCCAATCAGCCAGTTTAATGCCGACACAGTTCTCAGCAAAATTCCTCAGCGAATTACCGACACCATTTATATTAGTGGATTATCACGATCGATTGCAACGGGGTTGAAACTTTTTGGCGATTCGGCAACAATTGTTTCGCTCGACGATCTCAACGAATTTGAAATGCACATGATTTGGCTGCCATTGTTTTTGCCTTATAAAATCTGGACATCGATATCGCGAACAATGTGGCTAATGGGGTTGGAAAAACCGGGAACCGAATCATTCCAGGAGGCACGCGAGCGGGTTGATGCAGTTTGCTCTTTTATTGAACAGAAAGCGGAACAAAACGAGCAGGCAATTTTAGTAACTCATGGTTTTATAAACCGAAATATTGCCCGCGAATTGCAAAAGCGAGGCTGGCGTGTGATACAAAATAATGGTAAAGAAAACCTGGGAGCCACCATTTTAAGAAAATAAACAAAGCAATTAAACGTTATTAGGCTTGTGAAATATTTTTTTGGATTAATACTGATTTTTGTTTCAATAACAGGATTTGCGCAAGACACCATTTCGCGCGAAGACTGGACGCCCTATTTTGAAAACAATCTGCCAACGCGTTTTCTTTATCTGAAGATGGAAGGCCCTTTTCAGTACAACATTTCGTCAACATCTGAACTGCCACAAATTGGTGATGGTTCGGCCGAAATTACCGGAAACAGAACAGTAACGGCCCGCCTCAAATTTCCGATTATAAATAAACAACGTGTAAAACTTACCGGTGGAATCCGATACGTTAACGAGGAGTTTTATTTTGAAGATATAAAACCCGGAGACTACCCCATGTATGTTGGGTTGAATAACCGCAATCTTAGGCGATTGGGCGTTGATATGAAAGGCTTGTTTCATTTGAAAGACAATCATTCGATTGTGATGCAAACCAGCTGGAGTCTCGCAGGCGATTTTCATATTCACGACGATAAATATTTCACCTTTGGCGATTTGTTAAAATCGTCGCTTGCCATTGGCTATGCCACCCGAAAAGATATAAATACCTATTATGCTTTCGGGGCTTATTTTGGCTACACTTTTGGCGATCCAGCAATTTACCCGGTTATCAATTACTCAAAACGTTACTCCAATGGCATTGGGTTCGATCTTCTTTTGCCGCAGGGTTTTAAAGCATGGAAACGTATTAACAAACGATTTTACATGGTGTGCGATGCCGAAATTTCCGGAGCCAGTTACACTGTTCGTGTTGATGATACTGTGCTTAGTGAGACAGAAAGCATACAACTGCGCCAATCAACCATTGATGCAACGGTTGGAATAATTACACAAGTAAATAAATGGGTTGGAGTTGAAGCCAAGTTTGGCTATTCGAATAATATTAATTTCAATGTAACTGAATCGAACTTTAAACCGGGAAGCACCTTGCCACGACCTGATACCGATTACCTGATAAAATCGACTGTTACAGGAGCGCCATATGCCAGCATTTCATTGTTTTTATCG
It contains:
- a CDS encoding phosphoglycerate mutase family protein, coding for MKTLIQLIFFLGIAVCGQQTLAQEVILIRHAEVKLERHGWMGAKKASAVRDEYDTAPISQFNADTVLSKIPQRITDTIYISGLSRSIATGLKLFGDSATIVSLDDLNEFEMHMIWLPLFLPYKIWTSISRTMWLMGLEKPGTESFQEARERVDAVCSFIEQKAEQNEQAILVTHGFINRNIARELQKRGWRVIQNNGKENLGATILRK